The following coding sequences are from one Granulicella sp. L56 window:
- a CDS encoding cell wall metabolism sensor histidine kinase WalK produces the protein MTKSISITRRLTCTVLILELLSAIVLIGAITIHERHVQLKAFDSSLEVSAESLMGAVQDAEDKGDNVMLNMREVHLDRKSVFLVEDERGRVLGSAGELPQLELSSSWKHAFHDVTIKGRSYRFLVRHGLRVVDPDEPNGGTPHNITIAYGTPVGHVWHEVLESIRFFAIATAILLSVTALTMAWSVREVLFPVTELAREAERINSHDWHFEAPTSAKETVELRPLVAALEAALARLQRSFEQQKRFTNDAAHELKTDAAIVKSSLQLLSMRKRTVEEYSQGLALSLEDFTRLEMTVQKMLTLARLEQPREIKRSGTLLEYCSLRGAIEDAVHQSKPLAELKAIEVIVECAVDTKVPIDSRDALLLCSNILLNALQHSPHGSVVRIAMTTNDGAMLTVEDQGEGVSDEDRAHVFEPFYRGDPSRSRKSGGTGLGLSICKAICERARGSIQIENRTEGGALVTVKLPAEPLAPVFMPSALLKV, from the coding sequence ATGACAAAATCCATCTCCATCACGCGCAGGCTTACCTGCACCGTTCTCATTTTGGAACTTCTATCTGCAATAGTCCTGATTGGCGCGATCACCATACACGAGCGGCATGTGCAATTAAAGGCCTTCGATTCGTCTCTTGAAGTGAGCGCCGAGTCTCTGATGGGTGCGGTTCAGGATGCAGAGGATAAAGGCGACAACGTTATGCTCAATATGCGCGAAGTGCATCTCGACAGGAAATCCGTCTTTCTTGTCGAGGATGAACGCGGCAGAGTGCTCGGGTCTGCAGGTGAGCTCCCACAGTTGGAGTTATCGTCATCTTGGAAACATGCTTTCCACGATGTGACAATAAAAGGGCGAAGTTATCGGTTCCTCGTTCGGCATGGTCTTCGGGTCGTAGACCCGGATGAGCCGAATGGCGGGACTCCGCACAACATCACGATCGCCTATGGAACTCCAGTCGGCCATGTTTGGCATGAAGTTCTTGAATCGATTCGCTTCTTTGCAATTGCGACGGCTATCCTTCTAAGCGTTACGGCCCTCACTATGGCATGGTCGGTACGGGAAGTATTGTTCCCGGTCACTGAACTTGCGCGCGAAGCAGAGCGGATCAATTCGCATGATTGGCACTTTGAGGCGCCAACAAGCGCAAAAGAAACAGTTGAGCTACGGCCTCTTGTCGCCGCTTTGGAAGCCGCACTCGCACGCCTGCAACGCTCGTTCGAACAGCAGAAGCGATTTACGAATGATGCTGCGCACGAACTGAAGACGGACGCGGCAATCGTCAAATCATCGCTGCAACTGTTATCGATGCGCAAGCGTACGGTAGAAGAGTATAGCCAGGGTTTGGCACTCAGTCTGGAGGACTTTACTCGCCTGGAGATGACGGTACAGAAAATGCTCACTCTGGCACGATTGGAGCAACCACGCGAGATCAAGCGTTCAGGGACCCTACTGGAGTACTGTTCATTGCGAGGTGCCATTGAGGATGCGGTGCATCAAAGCAAGCCTTTAGCCGAACTGAAAGCAATTGAAGTGATCGTCGAATGTGCCGTTGATACGAAAGTACCAATCGATAGCCGCGATGCGCTTCTTCTATGCTCCAATATTTTGCTGAATGCGCTGCAGCATAGCCCTCATGGGAGTGTTGTCCGAATTGCAATGACTACCAACGACGGAGCCATGCTAACGGTTGAGGACCAGGGCGAGGGCGTTTCCGATGAAGATCGCGCACATGTCTTTGAACCCTTTTATCGGGGCGACCCATCACGAAGCAGAAAGAGCGGAGGCACGGGGTTGGGGCTTTCCATCTGCAAGGCGATCTGTGAGCGAGCGAGAGGTTCGATTCAAATCGAGAATAGGACTGAAGGCGGAGCGCTGGTTACCGTGAAGCTTCCAGCGGAGCCTTTGGCGCCTGTTTTCATGCCTTCAGCGCTTCTTAAGGTGTAA